A window of Clostridia bacterium contains these coding sequences:
- a CDS encoding peptidyl-prolyl cis-trans isomerase, giving the protein MIRFLQTPGPVKKILLGGLLLIICVMMVVTLIPGGILGDALAGGTAGTVAKVGSEHVTVQDVQQLARQMGRQQFPRGLPQQLMPFMMQRAAETLIMQNVVLAEADRMGLSASDEELRYELQHGPISREIFPNGNFIGQDAYQSFVQNQFQLSVAQFEQLVKKDLTIRKLRSVIEGGVTVSNAELMDEYRRQNMKVKFEYAVLSLDDVAKSVTPTESELRAYYEKNQESLKNAIPEQRKAAFVMIDATKLPNAAKPTNEDFKSYYQAHQDEFRVPDSVTVRHILIKTPEAGPDAKVDQAAVDGARAKAEDVLKQLKAGAKFDALAKKYSDDKGSAAEGGLLGPITRGRTVPEFEQAAFSLNKGETSGIVKSSYGFHIIRVDDKTSAHLQSLDEVRARIEPIVARQKAQAEVDKLARTLETESRAQGLEKAAAARGLQITTTEFVSREASLPGVGNAPEFMEAIFANKPMSPPVSVRVPEGIAIAQTLDVRPPATPTFEQVRDRLAQQFKQERSQAMLQQKSQELADRARSEHNLKSAAKALGATVKSSDLVTAAQQVPDVGAMSGQASIIFDAKPGEIVGPVAGGQSGIVMQLVEKQEPPAAEFEKSKEEMRESLLARKRGEVMELYVTNLRQSMEKDGKIKLNQKELARLTTSSGTND; this is encoded by the coding sequence ATGATTCGATTCCTGCAAACTCCCGGCCCGGTTAAAAAGATCCTGCTGGGCGGCCTTCTCCTGATCATCTGCGTAATGATGGTCGTAACGCTTATCCCGGGCGGCATTCTCGGCGATGCCCTGGCTGGCGGCACTGCTGGTACCGTTGCCAAGGTTGGCTCCGAACACGTCACCGTTCAAGATGTTCAACAGTTAGCTCGTCAGATGGGCCGCCAGCAGTTTCCGCGTGGCCTCCCGCAGCAGCTGATGCCGTTCATGATGCAGCGTGCGGCGGAAACGCTGATCATGCAGAATGTGGTACTGGCGGAAGCCGACCGCATGGGTCTGAGCGCCAGCGATGAGGAACTGCGTTACGAGTTGCAGCACGGGCCTATCTCGCGCGAAATCTTCCCGAACGGCAACTTCATCGGGCAGGACGCCTATCAATCGTTTGTACAGAACCAGTTCCAGTTGAGCGTCGCGCAATTCGAGCAGCTCGTCAAGAAAGACCTGACGATCCGCAAGCTGCGCAGCGTGATCGAGGGTGGCGTGACCGTCTCTAACGCCGAACTCATGGATGAGTATCGTCGTCAGAACATGAAAGTGAAGTTCGAGTACGCGGTGCTCTCGCTCGACGACGTTGCCAAGAGCGTGACGCCGACCGAATCGGAACTACGCGCCTACTATGAGAAGAATCAGGAAAGCCTGAAGAACGCTATTCCTGAGCAGCGCAAGGCGGCATTCGTCATGATCGATGCCACCAAGCTGCCGAATGCCGCAAAGCCGACGAACGAAGACTTCAAGAGCTACTACCAGGCGCATCAGGATGAGTTCCGCGTTCCTGATTCCGTGACCGTTCGTCACATCCTTATCAAGACTCCAGAAGCCGGACCTGATGCGAAGGTGGATCAGGCTGCCGTGGACGGCGCGCGAGCGAAAGCCGAAGATGTCCTGAAGCAGCTCAAGGCGGGCGCGAAGTTCGACGCTCTTGCGAAGAAGTACTCGGATGACAAAGGCAGCGCCGCCGAAGGTGGTCTGCTCGGTCCTATCACCAGGGGCCGCACGGTGCCGGAGTTCGAGCAGGCAGCTTTCTCGCTGAACAAGGGCGAGACGAGCGGCATTGTGAAGAGCAGCTACGGCTTCCACATCATCCGCGTAGACGACAAGACCTCCGCGCATCTGCAATCGCTCGATGAAGTTCGCGCCAGAATTGAGCCGATCGTCGCGCGCCAGAAGGCACAAGCAGAAGTCGATAAGCTGGCACGCACGCTTGAAACTGAGTCGCGCGCGCAGGGCCTGGAGAAGGCTGCGGCCGCGAGGGGCTTGCAGATTACGACAACGGAGTTCGTGAGTCGCGAAGCTTCTCTTCCGGGCGTGGGCAATGCGCCAGAGTTTATGGAAGCCATCTTCGCCAATAAGCCGATGTCCCCGCCCGTTTCAGTTCGCGTTCCAGAGGGCATTGCGATTGCGCAGACTCTCGATGTCCGGCCGCCTGCCACCCCGACCTTTGAACAGGTCCGTGACCGGCTGGCACAGCAATTCAAGCAGGAGCGCTCACAGGCGATGTTGCAGCAGAAATCGCAGGAACTGGCCGACCGCGCTCGTTCTGAGCACAATCTGAAGTCCGCAGCCAAAGCGCTCGGAGCGACAGTGAAGTCGAGCGATCTGGTGACTGCGGCACAGCAGGTGCCGGATGTAGGTGCAATGTCGGGCCAGGCGTCGATCATCTTCGACGCTAAGCCGGGCGAAATCGTAGGCCCTGTGGCAGGCGGACAAAGCGGGATTGTGATGCAGTTGGTGGAAAAGCAAGAGCCGCCAGCAGCGGAGTTCGAAAAGTCCAAGGAAGAGATGCGCGAGTCATTGCTCGCTCGCAAGCGCGGAGAGGTGATGGAACTCTACGTCACCAACCTGCGCCAAAGCATGGAGAAAGACGGGAAAATCAAGCTGAACCAGAAAGAGCTTGCACGTCTTACCACCTCGTCGGGCACGAACGATTAG
- a CDS encoding SDR family oxidoreductase, with protein MKEMKNKVVVITGASSGIGRATALRFAQAGANLVLGARRKSLLKELAAECEQLNVRALSVDTDVSDSGDVERLSRRAIDAFGGIDAWVNNAGVSTFGRFDEIPLEEHRQVIETDLMGCIYGSYEALRQFRQQGKGVLINVSSYLGKDSAPYQSSYVAAKHGIRGLGMALRQELWANDNKDIHVCTVMPVSMDTPFFEHAANHTGKPVQAIPPVYPPEQVSETIFALAMKPKDEVIVGRAGKLFSMQGRFAPITAEKAMAMHTHRRQMRQNASVPDSSGNVLKPTASGTGVRGGWLDNEAARGQRSNGRKVAGSIAALAVPAALTWLLRRRESRVSEGEKLDRVA; from the coding sequence ATGAAAGAGATGAAGAATAAAGTCGTTGTGATCACAGGCGCTTCAAGCGGAATCGGCCGCGCGACGGCCTTGCGGTTTGCCCAAGCTGGCGCGAACCTGGTGCTGGGAGCCCGCCGCAAGAGTCTGCTCAAAGAGTTGGCCGCGGAGTGCGAACAGTTGAACGTACGCGCTCTTTCCGTCGACACCGACGTCAGCGATTCCGGGGATGTCGAACGTCTCTCCCGCCGCGCTATCGACGCATTCGGAGGCATCGATGCCTGGGTCAATAACGCAGGTGTCTCTACGTTCGGGCGCTTCGATGAGATCCCGCTGGAAGAACATCGTCAAGTTATTGAAACGGACCTGATGGGCTGTATCTACGGCTCGTACGAGGCCCTGCGCCAGTTCCGGCAGCAGGGTAAGGGCGTGCTCATCAACGTCTCGTCCTACCTCGGCAAGGACTCCGCTCCCTATCAGAGTTCTTACGTTGCCGCCAAACACGGCATACGCGGATTGGGAATGGCTTTGCGCCAGGAGCTATGGGCCAATGACAATAAGGATATCCACGTCTGCACCGTGATGCCGGTCTCCATGGATACGCCTTTCTTCGAACATGCGGCCAACCACACCGGCAAGCCCGTGCAGGCCATCCCGCCCGTATATCCGCCCGAACAGGTCTCGGAAACGATCTTCGCACTTGCGATGAAACCGAAAGATGAAGTCATCGTCGGGCGCGCCGGGAAACTCTTCAGCATGCAAGGAAGGTTCGCCCCCATCACCGCCGAAAAAGCGATGGCAATGCACACCCATCGAAGGCAGATGAGACAGAACGCCTCAGTCCCGGATTCCTCCGGCAACGTCCTGAAACCGACCGCGTCCGGTACAGGGGTGCGCGGAGGCTGGCTCGACAACGAGGCAGCGCGCGGGCAGCGTTCGAACGGGAGGAAAGTCGCGGGCTCGATTGCCGCGCTCGCAGTGCCCGCCGCATTGACCTGGCTGCTGAGGCGAAGAGAGAGCAGGGTCAGCGAAGGAGAAAAACTCGATCGCGTGGCCTAG